The Deinococcus sp. KNUC1210 nucleotide sequence GATCGTGGACGCTGCCTACCGCGCCGGAGCGAGCTTTGCCGATGTGCGCTGGGATGACGACGCGGTGGTGCTCAGCCGGTTCCAGAATGCGCCGGACGGGACCTTCGAGACCATCAGCCGCTGGCGTGTAGACGCCGAGATGGAGGTGGCCGAGGCTGGCGGCAGCGTCATCGCCATCCGGGCGACCAATCCCAACCTGCTGGGCAGCGTGGATGCGGCCCGCGTGTCGGCACACCAGCGGGCGCTGGCGACGTACCGCAGGCCCTATTCGCAGCGGGTCATGACCAACCGGCTGAACTGGAACCTCATCAGTGCCCCGATTCCGGAGTGGGCTGGACTGATGTTTCCCGGGATGTCGGATGAAGCGGCGGTGCAGGCCCAGTGGGACGCCATCTTTGCCGCCACCCGCGCCGATCAGCCCGACCCTATCGCGGCGTGGCATGCCCACCTGCAAACGCTGAAGCAGCGCCGTGAGCTGCTGACCGAGCGTCAGTTTCAGGCGCTGCACTTTCTGGGGCAGGGCGGCGGCACCGATCTGACGGTGGGGCTGGCCGACGATCACATCTGGGGTGGTGGCAGTGCGGTCACGGCTCCGGTAGACGGCGTGCCCGGCGGCATCACCTTTACCGCCAACATTCCCACTGAGGAAGTCTGGACCGCCCCGCACCGCGAGCGGGTAGACGGCGTGGTCTTCAGTACCAAACCGCTCAGCTACAACGGCACGCTGATCACGGGAATTCGTATTCGCTTCGAGGGCGGGCGCATCGTCGAGGCCAGCGCCGAGCAGGGTGAAGCCACCCTTCAGCAGATGATCGACACCGACGAAGGCTCGCACCGCCTGGGTGAAGTGGCGCTGGTGCCGAACAGCTCGCCCATCAGCCGCAGCGGCCTGTTCTTCTACAACACGCTGTACGACGAGAACGCCGCTTCGCATATCGCCATCGGTGCGGCCTACCGTTTCAACATCAGCGGCGGCGTCGAGATGGATTCGGAGAGCTTCGCGGCCAAAGGCGGCAACGAGTCGCTGACACACGTCGACTGGATGATCGGCAGCGGTCAGATTGACGTGGACGGTATCCGGAAGGACGGCACACGCGAGCCAGTCATGCGGGCCGGAGAATTCGTGATCTGAAAACGGGCAGGGCGGCGCTCGTCAGCTTTTACCTTCCACCTCGACGCTCTCGTACAGCCACTCGGCAAAGGCGGGCAGCGTCCGGGCGGTGGGCAGCGCCACGAGTTCGGGAATCTGGTACGGGTGCAGCGCCCGTACCCGTTCTTCCAGCGCTGCATAGCGTTCCTGTGTGGTCTTGACGATCATCAGTGCCTCAGTATCTTCGGCGGCGTCGCCGTTCCAGCGGTACACCGAGAAGGTGCCGGGCAGCACATTGACGCTTCCCGCGAGGCGCTCACGCACCAGCGTCCGGGCCAGTTCCCGCGCCTGATCCTCGGGCATGGTAATCAGGGCAATAAGGGTCATACCTGTGTAGCGTACTCCAGATGAGAGCCGGATCACAGACAGGACATCTGCCGTTTTTTCTCATACAGTGGCGCGGGCAGAGAGCGGCCAGTCAGAGAGTAGAGAGGAGCAGGCACCGATCTGATGCCTGCTCCTCGCTCTGATGCTGTGCTCAGCGGTTGACGATGTGAATGGCCTGCTTGTGCACCGATTCGGCAGCCTCCAGCACGGCCTCGCCCAGCGTGGGATGCGCGTGGATGGTCAGGGCCACGTCGCTGGCTGTTGCCGCCATCTCCAGTGCCAGCCCTGCCTCGCCCAGCAGATCGGAAGCGTGCGCCGCCACGATATGCACGCCCAGCAGCAGATCGGTGCCTTCCTCGACGACCATCTTCACGAAGCCCTCGGTGCTCTGCAGCGTCATGGCGCGGCCAGAAGCACTCATAGGAAACAGGCCGGTTTTGACCTTGTAGCCCTTGTCCAGCGCTTCCTGCTCGGTCAGACCGACCCAGGCGAGTTCGGGGCTGGTATAGACCACGCCGGGAATCGCCACCGCGTCCTGCTCGCTGGGTCGGCCCGCGATCACCTCGGCGGCCACCAGCCCTTCTTTCATGGCCTTGTGCGCCAGCATCGGGTTTCCGGCCACGTCGCCCACCGCGTAGATGTGCGCCGCGCTCGTCTGCATGCGGGTATTGACCTCGATAAAGCCGCGCTCTGTGGCCTTCAGGCCCGCCGCTTCCAGATTCAGCCCCGCCGTGCGTGGACGCCGCCCGACTGCCACCAGCACCCGGTCAAAGACCTCCACGGTCTTCTCGCCGGTTTCCACGTTTTCCAGCTCGACATGCACGCCGTCAGCCTGCTTCTGGGCGCTGTTGGCCTTCATGCGGGTCACGATCTCGATGCCCTGCTTCTTCATGATCTTGCCGAACTCGCGCACCGCGTCGGCGTCGGCTCCGGGAATGATGTTTGGCAGGAACTCGATGACCTTCACCTTGCTGCCGAGGTTGTTGTAGATGTGCGCGAACTCGAAGCCGATCACGCCGCCGCCCACGCACAGCATGCGGGCAGGAACCGGGTCAGGCACGTTCAGCGCCCCGGTGCTGTCCACGATCATGACCTGATCGACGTCCAGGCCCTTGAGGGTGGCCGGTTCCGAGCCGGTGGCGATGATGAAGTTCGACGCCGTGTAGGTCTTGTCACCGATCTTGACGGTGTTGGCGTCGATGAAGCTCGCCTGCCCCACCAGATGCGTCACCTTGTTGGCCTTGAACAGCCCCGCCACGCCGCCGGTCAGCTTCTTGACGATGCCGTCTTTCCAGCCGTTCATTTTGGCGATGTCCAGCGTCGCCGGGCCGTAACTCAGGCCAAAGTCGGCAGCATGCCGCGTGTTGGCGATGGTCTCGCCCGCGTGCAGCAGCGCCTTGGTCGGAATGCAGCCGATATTCAGGCACACGCCGCCGACCGCGCCCATTTCGGCACAGGCTACCTTCAGGCCGAGTTGCGCCGCCCGGATCGCTGCGTGATACCCGCCGGGGCCAGCTCCAATCACCAGTACGTCGAAGTCCATGCCGATATTCTAAGCGGAGTGACTTGAAAGGGTGACAGGTGAGCTGGGGGAGATTAACTCGTTGGAGTGGTGAATGGGAGTTGCGGTGGCTGCTTGAGTTTCCCCACCCCCAGCCCCCTCCCCCAGAGGGGCAGGGGGAGCTCAACGAGCGTCAAGCGCTGGTCGCAGTTTGGAAGCGGCGTGCTCATTCTTCGTCCATTGCAACGTTGCATCCTGCTGCGCATCACCTGCGACCGCGCTGATGCGCTCCAGTTGCATTCGGTTGCCCGTTTCGGTGAAATTGCCAAGCTCGCTCGTCAGGGCCGCGCCTCAATGCGCCCAAGGCAGTGCGGCGTCCGTGTTGTAGACCTTCCAGGCTCCGCCCCAGATCGTTTACTTTTTGTCAGAGAAGCAACAGCTGTTGCTTCTCTGATGCTGTTGAAACGGCCTAAGTTGGCATGAAATGGCAGACAGAAAAAATGACTGACCGAGGGATGTGGGCGATGAAGGCCGCGCCCACGCCGAGCTTTGACGGCGCTGAGTTGGGCACTTCCGCGGCATCAACGAAGCGGCCTTTCGCCGGTCGTGGCGAAGCAAACAACAAGATCAAACGCTGCAACGGGCGAAGCGACACATGCCGCTTCCAAACTGCGACCAGCGCTTGACGAATCGTTTTGCTCCCCCTGCCCTCTGGGGAGGGGGCTGGGGGGTGGGCAACAAAGCAGCATCCGAACGCCCACCCACCTAAACAGCCGCCGAACACCCAACCGCCAACCCCAATCCAACCTTCAAACGCCCAACACCCGACAAACAACGCACTAAACTAAACCCCCACCACCAGGAGGAACCCCCAATGACTGAACCAACCGAAATGCAGGCCGTTGTCTGTCACGCCTGGGGCACCCCCGACACTCTGACCGTCGAGACTCAGCCCCTTCCACAGCCCGGCAAAGGCGAGGTGCGCCTGCGTGTGCGGGCCGCAGGCGTCAATTTCCCCGATACGCTCATCATTCAGGGCAAGTACCAGTTCAAACCCCCCTGCCGTTTACCCCCGGCTCGGAAGTGGCGGGCGAGGTCGAAGCGCTGGGCGAAGGGGTCGAGCGCGTCAAGGTAGGCGACCGGGTGATTGCTTTCCTGAATGTGGGCGGGTACGCCACACACGCCATCGCACAGGCCGCCCAGCTCATTCCGATGCCTCCCGAACTGAGCTTCGAGCAGGCCGCCGCTTTCGTGCTGGCGTCGGGCACGTCGTATCACGCGCTCGTGGACCGGGCACAGCTCCAGGCAGGCGAGACGCTGCTGGTGCTGGGCGCTTCGGGCGGTGTGGGGCTCGCGGCGATTCAGATCGGCAAGGCGCTGGGGGCACGGGTGATCGCAGCGGCCAGCCGAGACGAGAAGCTGGAGATCTGCCGCCAGAACGGAGCCGACGAGACCATCAACTACGCGACCGAAGACCTGCGCGAGCGCGTGAAGACCCTGACGGGCGGCAAGGGGCCGGACGTCATCTATGACCCAGTGGGCGGCGAGTATGCCGAACCCGCTTTCCGCAGCGTCGCCTGGGGTGGGCGGTATCTGGTGGTGGGCTTCGCGGCAGGTGACATTCCCAGGTTGCCGCTGAATCTGCCGCTGCTGAAGGGGGCGAGTCTGGTCGGCGTGTTCTGGGGTGAGTTTGCCCGCCGCGATCCCCGTGGCAATGCCCGCAACCTCGGCACCATGCTGGAATGGATGAAGGAAGGCCGCATGACGCTGCACGTGTCGGGCCGCTACAGCCTAGAGAACGCCGGACAGGCGCTGCGCGACATGGAAGAACGCAACGTCACGGGCAAGGTCGTGATCGTTCCGTAACCGCCGTGCCCGGCGACACCGCTGGATCTTGAATTTCCCGGTGGTGTCGCCGGGCGGCATCTGCCATGCTGCCTGCATGTCGAACGCCGCCAACCCCGTTCCCGATCAGCCCAGCTTTCCGATGAATGTCAGCGTGCCGGAAGCCCGCGCCATGCTGCTCGCCCTGTTGCCCCAGCCGGAAGCCGAAACGGTGCCGGTCGGTGAGGCGGCAGGGCGGTTTCTGGCGGGCGATCTGGCGGCGCTGGTCAATCATCCGTCGGCCACCGAGAGTGCGCTGGACGGGATTGCCTGCCGTGAGGCCGACACGCTGGGCGCGGCGCCGCTGTCGCCCGTGCGCCTGAAGGTGCTGGGCGAATCGCGGGCGGGCCTGCCCTATCCCGGCACCGTGGGAGCCGGGGAGTGCGTGCGGATCTATACCGGAGCACCGATTCCAGAGGGCACCGACGCCATCTGCCCGGTCGAGCAGCTCGAAGATGCTGGCCCGGATGCCGTGCGGCTTCTGCGCCCCGCCTCTTCTGGCGACGTGCGGCCTGAGGGCGGCGACTTTGCGAAAGGCGAAGTGGTGCTGCATGCAGGCGTGCGGCTGACGCCCTCGCGGCTGGCGCTGGCGGTGTCGCTGGGACATGCGCGGGTGTCGGTGCGGCGCAGGCTGCGGGTGGCGCTGCTCTCGACCGGCGACGAGGTGCGCGAACCGGGTAGCGTGCTGGAACCGGGGCAGGTCTACGACAGCAACCGCTACGGACTGGCCGCCATGATCCGCGAGGCGGGCGCGGAGGTGCTCGATCTGGGCCACGCCCCCGACTCTCCCGAGCGACTGGCTGAACTGATCGACGGTGCGGGCGGTGCAGACGCACTCATCACATCGGGTGGCGTGAGCATGGGCAAATACGATTTCATGCGCGATCTGCTGCTCTCGCAGGGGCGCGTCAGTTTCTGGAAGGTGCGTCTGCGGCCCGGCGGCCCCGCCATGCTGGGCGGCTGGCGTGGACTGCCGGTCTTCGGGTTGCCGGGAAACCCTGTCAGCAGTCTGGTGGTCTTTCAGGTGATCGTGCGCCCCGCCCTGACCGGAGAAGCGCCCTTCACGCTGCGGCTGCGGGCGGCGACCCCGTTCCGGGCGCTGAGCGACAAGGTGGCGTACTGGCGCGGCACCATCGCGGGGGGCACGGTCAGCGATTACGGCAAGCAGGGCAGCGGCGTCCTGCGTTCGCTGTCCGATGCCGGGGCGCTGGTGATCGTGCCGGAAGGCGAGCCGGTCGCGGTGGGCGATGAAGTAGACGTCATGTTGTTTTAGCGGCTCAGCTGAACCGCCAGTGGTCCGCCCGGTCCCAGCGTCACGCCGGGGCGGGGAGTGGGGTCGCCGTGCAGGGCGCGGAGCTGGCTGCCTGACTCCAGCAGGTACAGCAGGGCTTCTTCCAGCAGCAGATTCGCCAGATGCATTCCCAGGCACAGCCGCTCGCCGCCCCCGAACGGCAGGTAACTCCAGGCGGGCGGCGGGCGCTCCCACCTGTCCGGGCGGAACGTGTCGGGCGCGTCCCAGAAGTCCGGATCGCGGGCGCTGAGATACGGGCTGTACAGCGCCAACGCGCCCTTTGGCAGCACCTCTGCACCGAGGTCGAGCGGCTGTGAAAGTCGGCGGCTGCCCATCCAGCCGGGCGGATACAGGCGCAGCGTTTCCCGGATCACGGCTTTGAGGCCGTCTGCCCGAAACCAGGCCGGATGCTGAGCGAGGTGCCACACCGCCCAGGCGAGGGTATGCGTGGTGGTGTCGTGACCTGCCGCCAGACTGATGCGCGTTTCGCGCACGCCACCGGGCCAGCGGGCCAGATGCGTGAGCAGATCGTCGCCGCCCTGCGTCAGGCGGGTGTGGGCCAGCCGACTGAGCGCCGCGTCCATGCGGGCAAACAGCAGCGGGCGCGGCAGAGCGGGCACCGGAAACGGCGAACGCAGTGGGGCCAGGAACGCGTGCAGCAGCCGCGTGTCGAAGTCGGAATCGAAAAAAGCGGCATTCAGCATTCGCAGAACGGCCCGGTCAGCCCAGGCGAGCGCGTCGAAGCTGGGCTCCAGCCGCTCTGCCCGCAGCGCCGCCCGTATCCGCGCCCGCAGGGTTTCGAGGCTGCGCTTCGAGAACGGTGGATTCAGTGCGTGGCGGCGCTCCTTATGCCCCGCGTCGGTCAGGATGATGCCGCCCGACAGGTACGGCACCACCCGGCTGAAGCTGCCCGCGCTGTGAAACGTCTTCAGATCGCTCAGCAGGCGGCGGTTCCATTCGGGCGAGAAGCCGACCACGGCTGGAAGGCCCAGGCGCAGGGTAAAGAGTTTACCGGGGTGCTGTGCGCCTTCCTGCAGCAGGGCGAGGGGGGCGGCGGCCCAGCGGGGAAGATGGCCTGCCTGGGGGTGGGTGGTGGGGGAGGGGAGTGGCACTGGGGGTAGTTTAGGGCGGCAGCAGGGGGTGGGGAAACTCAAGCAGCCACCGAATCCCCTCAACCCCCCAACCCGTCATATTCACCCCCAACCACTACCCCCGCCCCATTCCACCCACTCAACATGCTCAGCGGCACTCCACCCCCCGGATGCACCGTCCCCCCGACCTGCACCAGATTTTCCACACCCGCCACCCGCCACCCCGCCCGCAGACTTCCACCCAGGCCGTGTGGCGCACGTCCGTACAGCGCTCCTCGGTCGGCAGTCAGGGCGTAGCGGCGGGCGTCCAGGGCGTGCCAGTCGGCAATCGGCAGCGGAAGGCGGGCCGCGAGCTGGCGCAGCAGAAAGCGGGCGTACTCCGGTGAATCGGTGGGCTGAGCGGGGTCGGGCGGCGCATTGACCAGCAGGAATCCCCGTTGCCCGTCAAGGTGCACATAGAGCGTGGGATCGCTGGGCAGCCGTCCGGCCCGGATGTCGCGCCATTCGCGGGCGTACTCGGGCGGAAAGAGCAGATGATGGCCCTGGCCCACATCCTGCGAGAAGGCCAGTTGCAGCGCGAATCCGCTGACGCCGCGTGGCGTGCGTTCCGGACCATGTCCCAGCCACGTCTGCGTCAGAGAGCGGTCTGCCGCGCTGATCCAGGTGTCGGCGCTGAACACGCCCCGGTCGGTGTGGGCAGCGACCGCCCGCCCGCGCTGCACCAGCAGATGCTCGACTCGCGTGCTGTATTCGAACTGTACGCCAAGCTGCTCGGCCAGCGCTGTCAGCCGCGCCGCGAACGCGCCCAGGCCGCCTTCCAGATGCCAGATACCCGCCCCCAGTTCGACCCAGGAAATGTTGTGCAGGACGGCAGGGGCGCGGTACGGGTCGGCCCCCAGATAGGTGGCGAAGCGCAACCAGAACGGTGTGAGATACGGCCCGCTCTGCACCAGCTGGGCCAGCCGCAGCTGCGGAAAAGCGTGCCTGCCCCGCGTCAGGGCGTAGCGGGCCAGCCGTGCCGGAGTGGGCGGCGGCGCGAAGATGAAGGTGTCCTGCGCGTCCTCGTACATGCGGCGGGCCGCGTGCAGCAGCCGGGTATAGTCCTGACCTTCCTGCCGCGAAAGCTGCGACAGCGTACTGTCCAGCGTGCCCGCGATATCCAGCGCCTCCGGTGCGAAGACTCGGCCATCCGGATACTGATAGCGGGTGGTCGGGCGGGCAGGAGTGAGCGTGGGCGCAGGCAGGCCGAGGCGCTCGTGCACGCCCCGGAAGACCTGCGGCATGGTCACGACGGTGGGGCCGCTGGAAAACTCGTTCCAGCCGCCTTCCGCTGCACCCAGTGCGGCTTTGCCTCCGGCTCGGGGCAGCCCTTCCAGCACCGTCACGCGCAGCCCCGCCTGCCGCAACCGGATCGCAGCCAGCAGCCCCGCAAAGCCCGCCCCGATCACGATGGCGCTCATGGCCGGGGGAAGGGGGAATGAGGGCTGTGCCGTCGAAATCCGCGTGCCATCAGCGGTGCCGCACTCCGTTCCTCGTCCTGCATCATCCCTCCCTTCTATATTCGCGGCCTTTCCAGACGTAGTTCTTTCTCAGGGCTCCGAGATAGACCGGCAGCACTGCCAGCGGCAGCAGCGGTGTCAGCAGCACTTCCAGCAGATCACCGGGGCGGGTGCGTCCGGTTTTGGCGTGCACCAGCAGGCGGTCCAGCAGCCCCAGCGTCCGGACAGCGCGGCTCTGCGGCGTCAGCCAGGGCAGCGTATAGACTGCCAAGCACCACAGCCACGACAGCGCCAGCAGCGTGCGTGAGCCACCGTGAACGCTCAGCAGGCTCTTGGCGAAGCCCATCACCGCGCCGCTGTAGCTGCGGTACATCCGGACGCTCAGCAGGTCGCCGCCCAGCGCCACCGCCACCCGCCCGCCCAGCGCCTTGAGTCGGGCGGCAAAGCGCACGTCTTCCAGCACCTCCGAACGCACCAGGCCGTGCCCTCCCACCCGGAAATACGCCGCTCGGCGGAAGGCCATCAGTTGCCCGTTGCCCGCACTCAGCGAGGCCAGCGGCAGCCGGATGAGCGGTGCGGGCAGCAGGCCCAGCAGCACATCGTCGATCAGGGGAGACAGCAGGCGTTCGCTCAGGCTGCGGGTCTGCTGGCGCGGCCACACGGTCAACAGATCGGCGCGGCGGCGCTCCAGCTCGCACAGCAGCGCGTTCAGTGTGCCCGTCTCCCAGCTCACGTCGGCGTCGGTAAAAATCAGGATGTCAGCGCGGGCGGCCTGCGCCAGCTGCCAGCAGGCCCAGGGTTTGCCGTGCCAGCCGGGTGGCAGCGGTTGGCCCTCCAGCACCTTGGCTCCAAGCTGACGCGCCAGATCGCCGGTTCCGTCGCTGGAGCCGTCGTCGAGCAGCAGGACTTCGACGCCTTCGCCGCGCTGGGCCAGCAGTCGGGGAAGAGTATGCGGCAGATTGAACGCCTCGTCACGGGCAGGCACCAGAATGCTGACACTCGGCGCGGCAGGCAGCGGCGGACGAAGGCGCAGCACCGGGAAAGCCAGCAGATTGACCGTGAGCGCGGCGAGACGGTACAGCAGGAATCCGAGCCGGGCCTGTTCGAGGGCGCGAAGTGGCCGCAGCGGGTGTGCGCGGCGAGACATCGACGGGCTGACACGGCGGGACATCAACGGGCTGACGCGGCGGGACATCAACGGTCTCCTGTCACGCGGGCCAGCAGTCTGCTCAGTCCTGCCAGACGCTCGTTCTGGCTGCCGCCCCCGCCTGTCAGACGCAGGTATCCGGCCAGCGGCTCTTCCGGGTCGCTGCGCTGAAGTTCGGCGTCGAGGGCGCTCAGCTCGTGTTGCAGCCCGCGTTGCAGTCCGGCAGCGTCGGTGGGCAGGCCAACTCGCAGGTACGCTTCCGGCTGCTGCTGTCCGCGCATCGTCACGCGCAGCGCCACCGGAACGAGCGGAACGCCCGCCCGCCGCGCCAGCCACCCCGCTCCCGGCTGAAGCGCTGTCAGGGGGCCAGCGGGCCGCAGCTCGCCTTCGGGAAACACCACCACCCACGCGCCCGCCTGTGCCGCCCGCAGCGCCGCCCTGAGTTCGTGGTCGGGCAGTGCGCCCAGCCGCCGCAGAAACGGAAAGCTGGAAAACTGGCGGGCTGTCATCAGCACCCTGAAGGGCTGACCGAGCGTGCGGCACAGCTCGAACAGGACGTAGCCGTCCCACCAGCTCTGATGGCTGGGAGCCAGAATCGCCCCATCTTCCGGCAGGTGCCCCCGGACCCAGATGCCGCGCAGACCGCGTACGACGCTGCGGTGAACCATCAGATCCAGCCCCCGCGTGACTAGATCCGGCGGGATGGCGTCCATGCCCGTCCTCCTTTTTCAGCAGCGGCCACAGGGCCACAGCCGCCGCGCCGCCCATGCACAGCAGCGTCAGCAGCGCCGTTCCGATGCCTGCACCCAGCAGCAGCAGTCCGGCGGGCAGAAACGCGGCTTCGAGCAGATACGCGGCGGCAAAGGTGAGGGGCAACGGGAAGCGTGCCGACGAAGCACCGTCCACCCGCTTTGTCCGTTCTGCATCCGCGAACAGCGCTCCTCCCCTATCTCGCGCATCACGAAGGCCAGCACCGCGCCCACCACGAACCAGCCCAGAAAATTCTGAATCGGTGCGCCTGCCCAGAGGCCCGCCGGATCGTCCCAGCGCCAGAAACCCTGGGCGGTCATCAGCGGTTCCAGGCCCACATCCCAGGCGACCAGCAGCAGGCCGGTCAGCCAGGGTTTGCCGCGTGCCAGCAGCGCCGCCGCCAGCGTCATGGCAAACCATCCGAGCGGCACCAGCAGCGGAACACCCAGCAGCAGCAGGCCGGGCGCGTGGGCGTAACTGTACTGTCCGAACGGCAGACCGGTGCGGCTGCCCAGCAGCTCCACGCCCAGTCCGGCGGCAAAGGCCAGGCCCGCCAGCAGCAGCGCCCGCGCCGCCCCGACGCGCTCCCACGCGAAGCTGAGCGCCGCCAGAAACAGCAGCCCCGTGCCCAGCGTGCCCAGCAGCGGAAAACCGGCGGGCCACAGCGGCACCGGAATTTTGCTCAGGGCATACAGCGCCGTCAGCACCATCCAGGGGCGCAGCGTGCCCGTCCGGATCAGCGCGGCCAGCCGGTTCACGCGGTTCAGCGCTTCGGGGTGCAGAAACGACAGCAGCCCCGTGACCACCAGCAGATTGGTGATGAAAAAGAACGCCATTTCCTCGGCGGGCAGCACGCCGCCCAGATTCCAGCCCAGCGTGTAGCGCGGCGAAATCCCCCAGATACCGTTCTGGATGGCGAAATAGTCGGTGGCCCACAGGTACAGCGTGGGCGGCAGCACCGCCAGCCAGTACACCCGGGGCCGCCCGAACACCAGATCGCCGCCGAACGCCGACAGCCCGCTGAGCACCGGGCAGGCCCACGCCAGGATCAGGCCCAGGTAGAAAGTGTGCTCGTGTCCCAGCAGCAGCACGCCCACAAACGCCACTCCGAGCCACAGCGCCGCCTGTCCCCAGCGCGTGAAGGCGTGCGGTGAAACGCGGGCCTCTGCGCTCCCGTCATCAGCGCCGCGCCGCAGCCAGAAGGCCAGCCACAGTCCGGTTATCAGGGTCTGCAGAATGAAGAAGGCGTATTCCTCGTAGGGTACGTAGCCGATGCGCCCCAGCACGCGCTCTGGCGGGTAGCTCCACACCGCCTTGTACACCAGATAATTGTCCCAGGGGGTCGTGTACACCAGCGGAATCAGCGGAAACAGTGCCAGGGTGCGCCGCGCCCAGCCCGCCTCGCGGAAGGCTCCCACCACCGACGCCCCGCCGCGTGTGGCCCGCCAGGTCAGCAGCAGCAGGGCCAGCAGCGGCGGCACGATAAAGACGAGGTGGTACTGGAGATAGGTCATGAGGAAGGGGGTGAGCGGCGGGGAACGAGCGCCGAGACGACCGCACCCGAATGAACGCTGCTGGGCCGTCGTCGGGCCTTCATTTCCAGCCTCGCCGCGTCAACTCCCTGATCAGCACGGTGGCGGCATTTCGCCCCGACGCACCCATGATGCCGCCGCCGGGGTGGGTGCTGGCTCCGGTCAGGTACATGCCCGGCAGTCCCGGCCACTTGTACTGGCTGGCCGCCATAAAGGGCCGGAAGCTGAACATCTGATCGAAGCTCATTTCGAGGTGCATCACGTTGCCCCGCCTTAAGCCCAGATTCTGTTCCAGCCACAGCGGCGTCTGAACCAGCTCGCCCACGATCATGTCGCGGGTGCCGGGGGCATAGTGCTCGAACGCCGTCAGGATGTTCTCGCGGGCCTCGGCGGTGCGGCTGTGTTGATCGGCACTGGCCCAGCTTCCGCTGCTCAGCTCGTACGGAAAGTACTGTGCCCACAGCCACAGCACCTCGCCGTTCGGGGGAGCCAGCGAATCGTCGACGGCGCTGAAACTCATGGCGATGATCGGCGGGTCTTTGGTCGGTTCGCCCGCCAGATATTCGCCGTAGCCCTTCATCAGCTGCTGCTCGTTCTTGATGAGCAGCCCCAGTCCTACCCGGCTGTGCGGCTCGGTGTGGTTGCGGTACTTCACCTTGCCGCTCAGGGCGAGACGCAGCACCATCCCGAAGCCGTTGCCCACCCGCACGCGTTCCGCCGCTTCCGGCACATGTTCGGTGGGAAGCGCGGCGGCGGTGGTCAGCACGTGGGTGCCGGAAACCACGGCGCGGGCGGTGTATTTCTCGCCGCTCGCCAGTTGGATTCCCGCCGCTCTG carries:
- a CDS encoding carotenoid biosynthesis protein, translating into MTYLQYHLVFIVPPLLALLLLTWRATRGGASVVGAFREAGWARRTLALFPLIPLVYTTPWDNYLVYKAVWSYPPERVLGRIGYVPYEEYAFFILQTLITGLWLAFWLRRGADDGSAEARVSPHAFTRWGQAALWLGVAFVGVLLLGHEHTFYLGLILAWACPVLSGLSAFGGDLVFGRPRVYWLAVLPPTLYLWATDYFAIQNGIWGISPRYTLGWNLGGVLPAEEMAFFFITNLLVVTGLLSFLHPEALNRVNRLAALIRTGTLRPWMVLTALYALSKIPVPLWPAGFPLLGTLGTGLLFLAALSFAWERVGAARALLLAGLAFAAGLGVELLGSRTGLPFGQYSYAHAPGLLLLGVPLLVPLGWFAMTLAAALLARGKPWLTGLLLVAWDVGLEPLMTAQGFWRWDDPAGLWAGAPIQNFLGWFVVGAVLAFVMREIGEERCSRMQNGQSGWTVLRRHASRCPSPLPPRICSKPRFCPPDCCCWVQASERRC
- a CDS encoding lysophospholipid acyltransferase family protein, with protein sequence MDAIPPDLVTRGLDLMVHRSVVRGLRGIWVRGHLPEDGAILAPSHQSWWDGYVLFELCRTLGQPFRVLMTARQFSSFPFLRRLGALPDHELRAALRAAQAGAWVVVFPEGELRPAGPLTALQPGAGWLARRAGVPLVPVALRVTMRGQQQPEAYLRVGLPTDAAGLQRGLQHELSALDAELQRSDPEEPLAGYLRLTGGGGSQNERLAGLSRLLARVTGDR